From a single Aspergillus puulaauensis MK2 DNA, chromosome 2, nearly complete sequence genomic region:
- a CDS encoding putative extracelular serine carboxypeptidase (COG:O;~EggNog:ENOG410PHUB;~InterPro:IPR042269,IPR008758,IPR029058;~MEROPS:MER0093133;~PFAM:PF05577;~SECRETED:SignalP(1-16);~go_function: GO:0008236 - serine-type peptidase activity [Evidence IEA];~go_process: GO:0006508 - proteolysis [Evidence IEA]) yields the protein MRPVLLLPLAACLSQALEYKAYNFSAPIDHFHNETRYEPHSNGSFNLRYWFDDSHYQPGGPVFVIAAGETDGEDRFPFLSQGIVTQLAEAHHGLGVILEHRYYGASYPFEDVTPDTLRFLSTEQSLADYAYFASNVVFPGLEDQDLTAPATPWIAYGGSYAGAQVAFLRKVYPEVFWGAVSSSGVTAAIIDYWNYYEPIRNYGPADCIDTIQTLTDLIDRILIDHPDKHTLHAQLQATYGVSPPINNTDFVSILSSPLGSFQSRNWDPAVGSYGFRAYCDNITSTHPLYRPNNGTGLLPRLVEASGYDASNRTLLAALRNNIGYINGSSPESESSSSRRRSKRSTSSTTLPKSSTTSWNYQVCTEWGYFMPGSTVPSSIRPLISRLIDLEYSSSFCSSDFGIDTPPDVQQVNKHGGFNFSYPRVAIIGGTADPWRDATPHAEGLPGRKSTREEPFILVDVEAGDVWDGIRGAVHHWDQNGLSGEEVEQGARPPVVIQRVQREIVDFVGGWLDQWEAKEDL from the coding sequence ATGCGTCCGGTGCTGTTGCTCCCACTAGCTGCGTGTCTATCTCAGGCACTGGAATACAAAGCGTACAACTTCTCTGCCCCAATCGACCACTTCCACAACGAAACCCGCTACGAGCCCCATAGCAATGGCTCGTTCAACCTCCGCTACTGGTTCGACGACAGCCACTACCAGCCTGGAGGACCGGTGTTCGTAATCGCCGCGGGAGAAACAGACGGTGAAGATAGATTCCCATTTCTATCGCAGGGAATCGTCACCCAACTCGCAGAAGCCCACCACGGACTAGGCGTCATCCTCGAACACCGCTACTACGGAGCAAGCTATCCATTCGAAGATGTCACCCCTGATACTCTCCGGTTCCTGTCAACAGAGCAGTCTCTCGCCGACTATGCATACTTCGCGTCGAATGTCGTCTTTCCAGGCCTGGAGGACCAAGACCTAACAGCGCCCGCAACCCCATGGATCGCCTACGGAGGCTCCTACGCCGGCGCCCAGGTCGCCTTCCTGCGAAAAGTCTACCCAGAGGTGTTCTGGGGCGCTGTATCCTCGTCCGGCGTGACGGCCGCTATCATCGACTACTGGAACTACTACGAGCCCATCCGCAACTACGGGCCCGCCGACTGCATCGACACCATCCAGACCCTGACCGATCTGATCGACCGCATTCTCATCGACCACCCAGACAAACATACCCTGCACGCCCAGCTCCAAGCAACATACGGTGTATCGCCTCcaatcaacaacaccgactTTGTCTCTATCCTGTCCAGCCCGCTGGGCTCATTCCAGTCTCGGAATTGGGACCCGGCTGTGGGCTCATACGGGTTCCGGGCTTACTGCGATAACATCACCTCGACGCACCCTCTCTACCGCCCAAACAACGGCACGGGTCTTCTGCCTCGCCTTGTGGAAGCATCAGGGTACGATGCCTCAAACAGGACGCTCCTAGCGGCCCTCCGCAACAACATCGGCTACATCAACGGGTCAAGCCCAGAATCCgaatccagcagcagcagacgcagaagcaaaagaagcacATCCTCTACCACGCTCCCAAAATCCTCCACCACAAGCTGGAACTACCAAGTGTGCACAGAATGGGGCTACTTCATGCCGGGCTCGACAGtcccctcctccatccgCCCGCTGATCTCCCGACTCATAGATCTAGAGTacagctccagcttctgcagTTCCGACTTCGGCATCGACACGCCACCCGATGTCCAGCAGGTCAACAAGCACGGGGGATTCAACTTCTCGTACCCGCGTGTAGCTATCATAGGCGGGACGGCGGATCCCTGGCGTGATGCGACTCCGCATGCGGAGGGCCTTCCTGGGAGGAAGTCTACGCGTGAAGAGCCGTTTATCctggttgatgttgaggcgGGGGATGTGTGGGATGGGATTCGGGGGGCGGTGCATCATTGGGATCAGAATGGGTTGagtggggaggaggttgagcagGGGGCCAGGCCGCCGGTGGTGATTCAGAGGGTGCAGAGGGAGATTGTGGATTTTGTTGGCGGGTGGTTGGATCAGtgggaggcgaaggaggatctTTAG
- a CDS encoding cellobiose dehydrogenase (CAZy:AA3;~CAZy:AA8;~COG:E;~EggNog:ENOG410PK4V;~InterPro:IPR036188,IPR038697,IPR000172,IPR015920, IPR007867;~PFAM:PF00732,PF16010,PF05199,PF13450;~SECRETED:SignalP(1-23);~go_function: GO:0016614 - oxidoreductase activity, acting on CH-OH group of donors [Evidence IEA];~go_function: GO:0050660 - flavin adenine dinucleotide binding [Evidence IEA];~go_process: GO:0055114 - oxidation-reduction process [Evidence IEA]), whose protein sequence is MYSFFRSFAALVAAGSFLQPCLAQTTTPEKYTDPDTGIIFDTWTVEKTSSVAGLTFGVALPEDALTTDATEFIGYISCSSSSTASATGWCGLSLGGSMNSNLLLLAYPQDDQVLTSFRFSSGYAMPEVYAGEATLTQISSSVEADSFSVLFRCEGCLAWDHEGVTGNATTSNGRLILGWAQGQDSPTDAACPDDLSVVQHEGQGIWVGTLDENAASSEYETWAELATEEVTGDCDGGGGGGGGGGDVVGTPVPDGASYEYIIVGSGPAGMVLADRLSATGAKTLLIEKGPPSIGLWGGDLKPDWLNETDLTRFDVPGLCNQIWVDSAGIACPDNDQMAGCVVGGGTAVNSGLWWKPYSKDFDEGFPEGWKYDDVSGSVAKVFDRIPGTITPSTDSKLYLQEGPSVIMNGLLANGWEMSSFNDAPEQKYRSVGYSPYMFSNGQRNGPMATYLVSANERNNFDMWINTTVRRVVRDQGTATGVELQPFLDGGYEGTLNLTTGGKVILSAGAFGTPKILFRSGIGPEDQLSVVNNSKTDGDTMIAESQWINLPVGENLMDHPNTEVVVQHPDIVFYDFYGAWDDPVEADKQSYISNRTGPLAQAAPNVNPVFFDQVTGPDGVTRQLQYQARVEGSHNIEDGHTMSITQYVGRGQTSRGKVTINSGLNTVVSTLPWLRDENDTDAVIQGLERLRDSLSNVTGLTWAFPTKNVTITDFVNSLPATGRGSNHWMGSCKMGSDDGRDGGSAVVDLDTKVYGTENLFVVDASIFPGMVSTNPSAYIATVAETAAERILAL, encoded by the exons ATGTATTCGTTCTTTCGTTCCTTCGCTGCCCTGGTGGCGGCCGGCAGTT TCCTCCAACCATGCCTCGCCCAAACCACCACGCCAGAGAAATACACAGACCCAGACACCGGCATCATCTTCGACACATGGACCGTGGAGAAAACCTCCTCCGTCGCGGGCCTTACATTCGGTGTCGCCCTGCCTGAAGACGCCCTGACGACCGATGCGACGGAGTTTATTGGATACATT tcctgctcctcctcctccacagccaGCGCAACAGGCTGGTGCGGTCTCTCCCTCGGCGGCTCCATGAACAgcaaccttctcctcctcgcgtACCCGCAAGACGACCAAGTCCTAACCTCATTCCGGTTCAGCTCCGGCTACGCCATGCCAGAGGTCTACGCCGGCGAAGCCACACTAACCCAGATCTCGTCGTCCGTGGAAGCCGACAGCTTCAGCGTGCTGTTCCGGTGCGAGGGGTGTCTGGCGTGGGACCACGAGGGGGTGACAGGCAACGCGACGACTTCGAATGGAAGGCTGATTCTGGGGTGGGCGCAGGGGCAGGATAGCCCGACTGATGCGGCTTGTCCGGATGATCTGAGTGTGGTGCAGCATGAGGGGCAGGGGATTTGGGTTGGTACGCTGGATGAGAATGCCGCGTCGAGTGAGTATGAGACTTGGGCGGAGCTGGCGACTGAGGAAGTTACTGGGGATTGTGatgggggtggtggtggtggtggaggtggtggtgatgtagTTGGCACGCCTGTTCCCGATGGTGCGAGCTACGAGTATATCATTGTTGGGTCAGGCCCGGCTGGTATGGTTCTTGCGGACCGACTGAGTGCGACTGGAGCAAAGACGCTGCTGATTGAGAAGGGGCCGCCTAGTATTGGGCTATGGGGTGGCGATTTGAAGCCGGACTGGTTGAATGAGACGGATCTGACGCGGTTTGATGTGCCCGGTCTGTGCAACCAGATCTGGGTGGACAGTGCAGGCATTGCGTGTCCCGATAACGACCAGATGGCGGGAtgtgttgttggtggaggCACTGCTGTCAACTCAGGGCTGTGGTGGAAGCCGTACTCGAAGGACTTTGACGAGGGCTTCCCTGAGGGATGGAAGTACGACGATGTCTCGGGCAGTGTGGCCAAGGTGTTTGACCGGATCCCTGGCACGATCACTCCCAGCACGGATTCGAAGCTGTATCTGCAGGAAGGCCCCAGTGTTATCATGAACGGGCTGCTGGCGAACGGGTGGGAGATGTCCAGCTTCAACGATGCGCCCGAGCAGAAGTACCGCAGTGTTGGATACAGTCCGTATATGTTCAGCAATGGCCAGCGCAATGGGCCCATGGCGACGTACCTGGTGTCTGCGAACGAGCGCAACAACTTCGACATGTGGATCAACACGACTGTGCGCAGGGTTGTCAGAGACCAGGGCACTGCTACTGGCGTCGAGCTCCAGCCATTCCTTGACGGGGGGTACGAGGGTACTCTGAACCTGACGACTGGTGGCAAGGTCATTCTGAGCGCCGGAGCATTTGGCACTCCCAAGATTCTGTTCAGGA GTGGAATCGGACCCGAGGACCAGCTCAGCGTCGTCAACAACTCCAAGACCGACGGAGACACCATGATTGCTGAGTCCCAGTGGATCAACCTCCCTGTCGGAGAGAACCTGATGGACCACCCTAAC ACTGAGGTTGTCGTGCAACATCCCGATATCGTCTTCTACGACTTCTACGGCGCCTGGGACGACCCTGTCGAGGCCGACAAGCAGAGCTACATAT CGAACCGAACTGGCCCTCTGGCCCAGGCCGCACCAAACGTCAATCCTGT cttcttcgaccaggtcaCCGGCCCCGACGGCGTGACCCGCCAGCTGCAATACCAGGCCCGAGTAGAAGGCAGCCATAACATCGAAGACGGCCACACCATGTCCATTACGCAATACGTCGGCCGCGGCCAGACCTCCCGCGGCAAGGTCACCATCAACAGCGGCCTCAACACCGTCGTCAGCACGCTCCCCTGGCTGCGCGACGAGAACGACACCGACGCCGTGATCCAGGGTCTGGAGCGCCTGCGTGACTCTCTGAGCAATGTCACCGGCTTGACCTGGGCCTTCCCGACCAAGAACGTCACCATTACCGATTTCGTGAACAGTCTCCCTGCGACGGGGCGCGGTAGTAACCACTGGATGG GATCGTGCAAGATGGGCTCTGACGACGGCCGCGACGGTGGGTCTGCTGTCGTGGATCTCGACACTAAGGTATATGGCACGGAGAACCTGTTTGTGGTGGATGCGAGCATCTTCCCTGGGATGGTCAGCACCAACCCCTCGGCTTATATTGCGACTGTGGCGGAGACTGCGGCGGAGAGGATTCTGGCTTTGTAA
- a CDS encoding flavin-containing monooxygenase (COG:Q;~EggNog:ENOG410PJKT;~InterPro:IPR020946,IPR036188;~PFAM:PF07992,PF13738,PF13450;~TransMembrane:1 (o539-556i);~go_function: GO:0004499 - N,N-dimethylaniline monooxygenase activity [Evidence IEA];~go_function: GO:0050660 - flavin adenine dinucleotide binding [Evidence IEA];~go_function: GO:0050661 - NADP binding [Evidence IEA];~go_process: GO:0055114 - oxidation-reduction process [Evidence IEA]), translating into MGSSNHPVGNQDYTESTVAIIGAGISGICMAIDLLRRNHRNFVILEKGSSVGGTWHDNKYPGCACDVWSALYSYSFEQRSNWTREYPGQEEMLHYLTGVASKYGLYPYIRFNSTVDEARWDEKTRQWKIQVRVSGEKDSEYQSGYVLSANVLIPGVGQLNQPFWPDIPGRDEFKGKSMHSARWDWTYDFKGKKVAVIGNGATAVQIVPEMAKTASHLTVFQRNPQWIIGRDDSSVSTIQSAFLSIPFVRQCKRSLMMFYREMSHDAIVKTDSTFARWLRNMGTAHIKKGLPDKPDMWETLTPTYPPGCRRVLSSDDYYPALNKEHVSLQTSAISRITESGIETADGEHTEYDLIVYATGFRTVEFLHPIKVYGAGGRDLKDVWDGGATAYYGVTVEDMPNFGLLYGPNTNLGHNSIILMIEAQSRYLAALIDPIVRAKEQGGTIAIQPRTDAVQAFDRAIQARLAESSFADPSCTSWYKNEHNRITNNWPGTVVEYQRGLSRVQWTDYEVEGDGAGQLVGRKKETRIGHIEEVWPVSKSTLLLGLSVAVAAGGYYLQGPKAVRRR; encoded by the exons ATGGGGAGCTCGAACCACCCGGTCGGGAACCAGGACTACACCGAGTCCACGGTTGCGATCATTGGCGCTGGCATTTCTG GAATTTGCATGGCCATTGATTTACTCCGTCGCAACCATCGCAACTTTGTTATTCTCGAAAAGGGGAGCTCTGTCGGCGGGACATGGCACGATAACAAGTACCCGGGGTGCGCATGCGATG TCTGGAGCGCGCTATACAGCTACTCCTTCGAGCAACGCTCCAACTGGACGCGCGAATACCCAGGCCAAGAAGAAATGCTGCACTACCTTACCGGCGTCGCAAGCAAATACGGCCTGTACCCGTACATCCGATTCAACTCGACGGTTGACGAGGCGCGCTGGGACGAGAAGACGCGCCAGTGGAAGATCCAGGTTCGCGTGTCAGGTGAAAAGGACAGCGAGTACCAGAGCGGTTATGTGCTTTCGGCGAACGTGCTGATTCCGGGGGTGGGACAGCTGAACCAGCCCTTCTGGCCGGATATCCCTGGGCGGGACGAGTTTAAGGGGAAGAGTATGCATTCGGCGCGATGGGACTGGACGTATGACTtcaaggggaagaaggttgcTGTGATTGGGAATG GTGCAACGGCCGTCCAGATCGTGCCTGAGATGGCAAAGACGGCATCCCATCTGACCGTCTTCCAGCGGAACCCTCAATGGATTATCGGGCGTGACGACTCGAGCGTGAGCACCATCCAGAGCGCGTTTCTATCCATCCCGTTTGTGCGGCAATGCAAGCGCTCTTTGATGATGTTCTACCGCGAGATGAGCCACGACGCCATCGTCAAGACCGACTCTACGTTCGCGCGGTGGCTGCGCAATATGGGGACCGCGCATATCAAAAAGGGTCTCCCCGATAAGCCGGACATGTGGGAGACGCTAACGCCCACATACCCCCCGGGGTGTCGCCGGGTTCTCTCGTCAGACGACTACTACCCTGCGTTGAACAAGGAGCATGTCAGTTTGCAAACGAGCGCGATCTCAAGAATCACGGAGTCGGGCATTGAGACCGCTGACGGCGAGCACACCGAGTACGATCTGATCGTGTACGCAACGGGGTTCCGAACAGTGGAATTCCTGCACCCCATCAAGGTGTACGGTGCAGGCGGCCGGGACCTGAAGGATGTTTGGGATGGCGGTGCAACAGCCTACTATGGTGTGACAGTGGAGGACATGCCAAACTTCGGACTGCTGTACGGGCCAAACACTAATCTCG GACACAACTCGATCATCCTCATGATTGAGGCGCAGAGCCGTTACCTGGCCGCCCTGATCGACCCGATCGTGCGGGCCAAAGAGCAGGGCGGGACAATCGCCATCCAGCCGCGAACTGACGCTGTGCAAGCCTTTGACCGCGCAATCCAAGCCCGCCTGGCCGAGAGCAGCTTTGCCGATCCCAGCTGCACGAGCTGGTACAAGAACGAGCACAACCGCATCACAAACAACTGGCCCGGCACGGTGGTCGAGTACCAGCGGGGACTGTCGCGGGTGCAGTGGACGGACTACGAGGTGGAAGGAGACGGGGCGGGCCAGCTCGTAGGGCGGAAGAAGGAGACGCGGATAGGGCACATCGAGGAGGTGTGGCCAGTGAGCAAGTCGACGCTGTTGCTGGGGCTCAgcgtggcagtggcagcaggAGGATATTATCTCCAGGGGCCTAAGGCAGTGCGAAGGCGCTAG
- a CDS encoding sulfatase domain protein (COG:S;~EggNog:ENOG410PGZZ;~InterPro:IPR017850,IPR000917;~PFAM:PF00884;~TransMembrane:6 (o38-55i67-88o100-126i147-170o176-192i275-294o);~go_function: GO:0003824 - catalytic activity [Evidence IEA];~go_function: GO:0008484 - sulfuric ester hydrolase activity [Evidence IEA]), translated as MKTVQNLKLYRQCTSIWNRLRSSPAAFFDVFWDWTRRFFFTLSFFALFSAKNLHLYAHLHSLPPEKFFLWGITFFTQDVACTILIRNLTQKFPWRWLDALAALVVIPFSLVMSGMASANISFYVTAGAEINWRQAKTFHRDAAAIRTLLTGLTGFLIVEAIMTVVAWFLAPYVHRLAGGILHILAEPFRILFRPVYNFFSRHVGPRIRHIRLRSEQPLPDPEVYEQIAVEDYNEYKSDDEEGAALLNNGSTSGASSSSSAPKRPTQQRITLAKRLLVWLPFIFFVILRCFRPSYPSFIFLSGALPLTPFAGMNRPTLGQQAGYIPDYSWLEGKTALTDPPKWDWMPEDRLPGFEDWHYDSPHYMASKDPLHISNLQAPVLEELKDVLSDGGVNIKHVILLKLESTRGDVFPLRNGSFIHEKIKESFNGKEMPESAVKAVANLTRTAEYLTGFDSGFDQYREGPRKKYGGISARNGFTTGTYTIKSVAGTVCGISPLVADFNKEWKYHLYNPCMPHVVGALSAQKDISSNATDYRSWPWQSIWMQSVTDTYDHQNRLTPMLGYDDIYTRERIEKPSAKHYPLEHKEVNYYGYPDTELRDYIHDAFDEAKEKNTRVFLTHLTGTTHHPWGMPDDEYDNIMGPSFKGKNNDMNRYLNTIGFGDRWIQEILDILEEKGVRNETLVVMAGDHGLSLPNDGGITPYSNPHIGSFHVPIVLAHPQLPAVEVKDPVISLQIVPTIIDLLIESNSLSANGTNAAKDIRGLYEGQSLIRPLYQEANGMQDWQFSVMNTGGSWLAVRSANRPAWRIVIPLIDDVEWRFTDVERDPQEEHPITSFSFYDLMDALWHEYGDDKKKHKDGDDDDDNDLDERDAFAFPHPPPPPPPPHHRHPPPPPPPPHHPHPRPGDGHGPPPPPPPVTISPSHPRPDRGEPDVVRWARDAAHMTEWWIADNHRRYQYEKPNSKPKDKRHT; from the exons ATGAAAACCGTACAGAATCTCAAGCTCTACCGCCAATGCACCTCCATCTGGAACCGTCTGCGGTCGTCGCCTGCCGCGTTCTTTGACGTATTCTGGGACTGGACGCGACGTTTCTTTTTTACTCTCTCATTTTTCGCCCTCTTTTCCGCTAAGAACCTCCACCTCTATGCCCATCTACACTCCCTTCCCCCGGAAAAGTTCTTCCTCTGGGGCATCACATTCTTCACCCAAGATGTCGCGTGCACAATTCTCATCCGGAACCTCACGCAGAAGTTCCCATGGCGATGGCTGGACGCTCTCGCGGCGCTGGTCGTCATTCCGTTCAG TCTGGTGATGTCTGGAATGGCCTCCGCCAACATCTCTTTCTATGTTACAGCCGGCGCCGAAATCAACTGGCGACAAGCCAAGACCTTCCACCGCGATGCCGCTGCCATCCGAACACTACTCACCGGCCTGACTGGCTTTTTGATCGTCGAGGCGATCATGACCGTCGTCGCCTGGTTCCTCGCCCCCTACGTCCATCGACTCGCCGGCGGGATTCTGCACATTCTCGCTGAACCGTTCAGAATTTTGTTTAGACCAGTATACAATTTCTTCTCCAGACATGTGGGTCCTCGTATTCGACACATCCGATTGCGGAGCGAGCAGCCCCTGCCCGACCCTGAGGTCTACGAGCAGATCGCGGTCGAAGATTACAATGAATACAAgagcgatgacgaggagggggcTGCGTTGTTGAACAATGGCAGTACCAGCGGGGCTAGCAGCAGTTCTAGTGCCCCGAAGCGCCCGACGCAGCAGCGGATCACGCTTGCAAAGCGGTTGTTGGTTTGGTTGCCGTTCATCTTTTTCGTCATTCTTCGCTGTTTCCGACCCTCATATCCATCGTTTATCTTCCTCTCGGGAGCGTTGCCCTTGACGCCGTTTGCTGGAATGAACCGCCCGACTTTAGGACAGCAGGCCGGATATATCCCTGACTATTCCTGGCTGGAAGGAAAGACCGCGCTCACCGACCCGCCCAAGTGGGACTGGATGCCAGAAGACAGACTCCCTGGGTTCGAGGACTGGCATTATGACAGCCCGCACTATATGGCGTCGAAAGACCCACTGCATATTTCCAACCTCCAGGCGCCAGTGTTGGAGGAGCTCAAGGATGTTTTGTCCGACGGCGGCGTGAATATCAAGCACGTTATCCTGCTAAAGCTGGAGAGTACCAGAGGCGACGTTTTCCCTCTTCGCAACGGCTCCTTCATCCacgagaagatcaaggagtCTTTCAACGGCAAAGAAATGCCCGAGAGCGCTGTCAAGGCCGTCGCCAATCTCACTCGCACCGCCGAGTATCTGACTGGCTTCGATTCCGGTTTCGACCAGTACCGTGAAGGACCACGGAAGAAGTACGGTGGAATCAGTGCGAGAAACGGTTTCACCACAGGAACGTATACCATCAAGAGTGTGGCCGGAACGGTGTGCGGAATCTCACCGCTCGTGGCCGACTTCAACAAGGAATGGAAATACCACCTCTACAACCCCTGCATGCCGCACGTAGTCGGCGCCCTCAGCGCGCAGAAGGATATCTCGAGCAACGCGACAGACTATCGTTCATGGCCGTGGCAGTCGATCTGGATGCAGTCCGTCACGGACACCTACGACCACCAGAACAGACTAACCCCCATGCTGGGCTACGACGATATTTACACTAGGGAGCGCATCGAGAAGCCTTCCGCGAAGCACTATCCTCTGGAACACAAGGAGGTCAACTACTACGGATATCCAGATACGGAACTGCGGGACTACATTCATGACGCGTTTgacgaggcgaaggagaagaacaCCCGTGTCTTCCTTACGCATCTGACTGGGACGACGCACCACCCGTGGGGTATGCCCGACGATGAGTACGATAATATCATGGGCCCCTCGTTCAAGGGGAAGAACAACGACATGAACCGGTACTTGAACACGATCGGGTTTGGTGATCGGTGGATCCAGGagatcctcgacatcctggaggagaagggtgTTCGCAATGAGACCTTGGTTGTCATGGCTGGTGACCA CGGCCTCTCCCTTCCCAATGACGGAGGAATCACCCCATACAGCAACCCGCACATCGGCAGTTTCCACGTCCCCATCGTCCTCGCACACCCTCAACTCCCTGCAGTCGAGGTCAAAGATCCAGTGATCTCGCTGCAAATCGTCCCGACCATCATTGACCTCCTGATCGAGTCCAACTCGCTCAGTGCCAACGGCACCAATGCAGCCAAGGATATCCGCGGCCTCTACGAAGGGCAGTCGCTCATCCGCCCGCTGTACCAGGAGGCCAACGGCATGCAAGACTGGCAATTCAGCGTGATGAACACCGGCGGGTCGTGGCTCGCCGTCCGCTCTGCCAACAGACCAGCATGGCGGATTGTCATCCCGCTAATTGACGATGTCGAATGGCGGTTCACCGATGTTGAGCGCGATCCTCAGGAAGAACACCCCATTACCAGCTTCAGCTTTTACGATCTAATGGACGCGCTGTGGCACGAGTATGGTGATGACAAGAAGAAACATAAGGatggagacgatgacgacgacaacgatCTAGATGAGCGCGATGCTTTTGCATTCCCTCacccaccaccgccaccaccaccaccccatcatcgtcacccaccaccacctcctccaccaccacaccaTCCGCACCCCCGTCCTGGCGACGGTCACGgacctccccctccaccaccaccggtcACCATCTCGCCCAGCCATCCACGACCGGACCGAGGGGAGCCTGATGTCGTCCGCTGGGCGCGCGATGCCGCACACATGACGGAGTGGTGGATTGCCGACAACCACCGCCGGTATCAATATGAAAAACCCAACAGCAAACCAAAGGACAAGCGCCACACATAA